The following proteins are encoded in a genomic region of Musa acuminata AAA Group cultivar baxijiao chromosome BXJ2-11, Cavendish_Baxijiao_AAA, whole genome shotgun sequence:
- the LOC135626738 gene encoding mitochondrial import inner membrane translocase subunit TIM17-2-like, producing MGTPETSREPCPDRILDDVGGAFAMGAVGGSVFHFIKGLYNFPNGERLAGGSQAVRMNAPRVGGSFAVWGGLFSAFDCSMVYLRQKEDPWNSILAGAATGGFLQMRQGPGSAARSALFGGILLALIEGAGIMLNRVLSAPQNLPPVLEDPNAPVVPPNITAAASASTLGFQQTAYRAEPLGTTSSSSSTLSSSSSSSSWFGGIFGGGKKQQENEAKSESGGSKTEVLESFDKPSTPIPNFDYK from the coding sequence ATGGGGACGCCGGAGACGTCGCGGGAGCCGTGCCCGGATCGGATACTGGACGACGTGGGCGGAGCGTTCGCGATGGGCGCCGTGGGGGGCTCTGTCTTCCACTTCATCAAAGGCCTCTACAACTTCCCGAACGGCGAGCGCCTGGCCGGCGGCTCCCAGGCCGTCCGCATGAACGCCCCCCGCGTCGGTGGAAGCTTCGCCGTCTGGGGCGGCCTCTTCTCTGCCTTCGACTGCTCCATGGTCTACCTCCGTCAGAAGGAGGACCCCTGGAATTCCATTCTCGCCGGCGCCGCTACCGGAGGCTTCCTCCAGATGCGCCAGGGTCCCGGCTCCGCCGCTCGTTCCGCTCTCTTTGGCGGCATCCTCCTGGCCCTCATTGAGGGCGCCGGGATCATGCTCAACCGCGTTCTAAGCGCTCCCCAGAACCTGCCCCCCGTGTTGGAGGACCCCAATGCCCCAGTCGTCCCGCCCAATATCACCGCCGCGGCCTCTGCTTCCACTCTGGGGTTCCAGCAGACGGCTTACCGAGCAGAGCCCCTCGGCAcgacgtcttcttcttcttctactttgtcatcgtcatcatcttcttcatcttgGTTCGGGGGGATCTTTGGTGGTGGGAAGAAACAACAAGAGAATGAGGCAAAGAGCGAAAGTGGTGGCAGCAAGACGGAGGTGTTGGAGAGCTTTGATAAACCTAGCACACCTATTCCGAACTTCGACTATAAGTAG
- the LOC135627247 gene encoding uncharacterized protein LOC135627247, with product MESNRSSKKNGGGKLTQRLARMFRSSCKPSTSVSTNLSSTASTRALLDDAVLEPVFVPCRRDRSLGRPLSFPVPNDRLRHNTVGVCSGCRPKRAVECEQSSRLMMRNEKWKDLKARKKERRVRETGGYYETGAWEGRTCPPSSPSSPSNSSYYYYCFNGAMKEETKEIKVVKRKKKKKKKKKRLASNSYGFNCSSSMESNNDGDGFFSSEGREVEEEETEMLFSSRSFSSDSSEFYQRPTSKKKNKNVKKPQWDRRRGRKREAWGVCKGFQRLLSVSSPAGRKEKKGFAVVKRSSDPYNDFRSSMVEMITERQIFGAQDLECLLQSYLCLNSSHLHPLILQAFSDIWVVLFGH from the coding sequence ATGGAGAGCAACAGAAGCAGCAAGAAGAATGGTGGTGGTAAGCTCACTCAACGACTCGCTCGCATGTTCCGGTCCTCCTGCAAGCCTTCCACCTCCGTCTCGACCAATCTGAGCTCCACCGCCTCTACTCGGGCCCTCCTCGACGATGCTGTCCTTGAACCCGTCTTCGTGCCTTGCCGTCGAGACCGCAGCCTCGGTCGTCCACTCTCTTTCCCTGTACCGAACGATCGTCTCAGGCATAATACGGTGGGCGTCTGCAGCGGCTGCCGGCCGAAGCGTGCGGTCGAGTGTGAGCAATCTTCTCGATTGATGATGAGGAATGAGAAGTGGAAGGATCTGAAGgcgaggaagaaggagaggagagtTAGGGAGACGGGTGGGTACTATGAGACCGGCGCGTGGGAGGGGAGGACGTGCCCTCCGTCTTCCCCTTCTTCCCCCTCGAACAGTTCTTACTACTACTACTGCTTTAATGGAGCCATGAAAGAAGAAACGAAGGAGATAAAGGTggtcaagaggaagaagaagaagaagaagaagaagaagaggcttgCGTCCAACAGCTATGGGTTCAACTGCTCTTCGTCGATGGAGAGCAACAATGACGGAGATGGTTTCTTTAGCAGCGAAGGAAGGGAAGTCGAGGAAGAGGAGACGGAGATGCTCTTCTCATCGCGGAGCTTCTCCTCCGACTCCTCCGAGTTCTACCAGAGGCCGACgtccaagaagaagaacaagaacgtAAAGAAACCCCAGTGGGACAGAAGACGAGGGAGGAAGCGCGAGGCTTGGGGAGTCTGCAAGGGGTTTCAGCGCTTGCTCTCCGTCAGCTCTCCGGCAGGCAGGAAAGAGAAGAAAGGCTTCGCCGTGGTGAAGCGGTCGAGCGATCCTTACAACGACTTCCGCAGCTCCATGGTGGAGATGATCACCGAACGGCAAATCTTCGGCGCCCAAGATTTGGAGTGCCTGCTGCAGTCCTACCTGTGCTTGAACTCTTCCCATCTCCATCCACTTATCCTGCAGGCTTTCTCCGACATCTGGGTTGTTCTTTTTGGTCACTGA